Proteins encoded by one window of Anomalospiza imberbis isolate Cuckoo-Finch-1a 21T00152 chromosome 20, ASM3175350v1, whole genome shotgun sequence:
- the RTN4RL1 gene encoding reticulon-4 receptor-like 1, with translation MLRQGGFAELLLVLLGLKVPGALGCPTDCVCYPSPMTVSCQAHNFVTIPEGIPEDSERIFLQNNQITLLLRGHFSPSMVTLWIYSNNITFIDPNTFDGFINLEELDLGDNRYLRALAADTFQGLVKLHALYLYKCGLSSLPSGIFGGLHNLQYLYLQDNHIEFLQDDIFVDLVNLSHLFLHGNKLWSLHQNTFRGLINLDRLLIHQNQLQWIHRRAFHDLRRLTTLFLFNNSLSELQGDCLAHLGALEFLRLNGNPWSCDCKARSLWEWLHRFRGSSSSVICESPEQMHGKDLKVLRAEDFRNCSGSESLHQMKTHTFSTADRGASKSHHPHHSSKEKGKERGAENSLHSNQPAGSRPGYRKPGKNCTSHKGRNRTSKPVSLGPRKNGQEVPDYVPDYQHKYSFGAMPTLSPKRKGKCTRRTPIRPPSGVQQAAGCPGLRASLLVFMVVLAAVIR, from the coding sequence GGGGGTTTgcggagctgctgctggtgctgctggggctgaaggTGCCCGGTGCCCTGGGCTGCCCCACCGACTGCGTGTGCTACCCCTCCCCGATGACTGTCAGCTGCCAGGCTCACAACTTCGTCACCATCCCCGAGGGCATCCCCGAGGACAGCGAGAGGATCTTCCTCCAAAACAACCAGATCACCTTGCTGCTGCGGGGCCACTTCAGCCCTTCCATGGTCACCCTCTGGATCTACTCCAACAACATCACCTTCATCGACCCCAACACCTTCGACGGGTTCATCAACCTGGAAGAGCTGGACCTGGGGGACAACCGCTACTTAAGGGCTTTGGCTGCAGACACTTTCCAAGGGCTGGTGAAACTTCACGCCTTGTATCTGTACAAGTGCGGGCTGAGCTCTCTCCCCAGCGGGATTTTCGGTGGCCTCCACAACCTGCAATACCTTTACCTGCAAGACAACCACATTGAGTTCCTTCAGGATGATATTTTTGTTGACTTGGTTAACCTCAGCCATCTTTTTCTCCATGGAAACAAGCTCTGGAGCCTCCATCAGAACACGTTCAGGGGACTAATAAACCTGGATCGGCTGCTCATCCATCAAAATCAGCTGCAGTGGATTCATAGGCGGGCTTTTCATGACCTCCGAAGATTGACCACCCTTTTCCTGTTCAATAACAGCCTCTCGGAGCTGCAGGGGGACTGCCTggcccacctgggagccctgGAGTTTCTCAGGCTGAATGGGAACCCATGGAGCTGCGACTGCAAAGCCCGTTCCCTCTGGGAATGGCTGCACAGGTTCAGAGGCTCCAGCTCCAGCGTCATCTGCGAGTCCCCCGAGCAGATGCACGGCAAGGACCTCAAGGTGCTAAGAGCAGAAGATTTTAGGAACTGTTCAGGGTCCGAGTCGCTCCACCAGATGAAAACACACACCTTCTCTACGGCGGACAGAGGAGCCTCCAAATCCCACCACCCTCACCACTCCTccaaggagaaggggaaggagcGAGGGGCTGAGAACAGTTTGCACAGCAACCAGCCCGCCGGCTCCCGGCCGGGCTACCGCAAACCCGGCAAGAACTGCACCAGCCACAAAGGCCGTAACCGAACCTCCAAACCGGTGTCCTTGGGGCCGCGCAAAAACGGGCAGGAGGTCCCAGACTATGTGCCTGATTATCAGCACAAATACAGCTTTGGGGCCATGCCCACGCTGTCCCCCAAGCGCAAGGGTAAGTGCACCCGGCGGACGCCCATCCGCCCGCCCAGCGGGGTCCAGCAGGCCGCCGGCTGCCCGGGGCTCAGGGCGTCGCTCCTGGTTTTTATGGTGGTGTTGGCGGCCGTCATCCgctga